In the Natronobacterium texcoconense genome, one interval contains:
- a CDS encoding sodium:solute symporter family protein, translating to MAVESDVTLLYIVAGYLVVMLGVGVWAYGKTNTAEDFMVAGRSLGAVIIAGTLMATWMGSGTVTGGANSIAYDNGFWPALLFGTAALIGIGVLFLLAPRIRAFDKLTIPEMIEEELGKEGKVISLLVIAFAYVGIVSYQFIGLGFVLNVTTGISVTQGTLIGTGIIIALAAMGGLMSVAYTDAISAFLMLIGLIVAVPFVILNAGGMEGIAANVPETHFDALGDLTFLQFFALWAPPLLLILADQNMYQRIIAGETDEGTNTGLIAWFVGVAAAMTLVPVIAFASRAMFPELDPGMALIATTTEIPVWIGGILLAAAAAFIITTGSSYLLSACTNISQDLYKGLINPDASDRQVFWLTRICVIVLGVFAFVLGQYFPTILEVQMYSYTAYGAAITPPLLAIFLMRDRLTKVGGLTGMIAGAVLAITWDTVLASPYGLDAVIVAAPVAAVLIVVVSYLTSDSATPTPTSA from the coding sequence ATGGCAGTCGAATCCGACGTAACGTTACTGTACATCGTCGCCGGGTATCTGGTCGTCATGCTCGGCGTCGGTGTCTGGGCGTACGGAAAGACGAACACAGCGGAGGACTTCATGGTCGCCGGCCGGAGTCTCGGCGCGGTGATCATCGCCGGGACGCTGATGGCCACCTGGATGGGGTCGGGAACGGTTACCGGCGGCGCGAACTCGATCGCGTACGATAACGGGTTCTGGCCGGCGTTGCTGTTCGGGACGGCTGCGCTCATCGGTATCGGCGTTCTGTTCCTGCTCGCGCCACGAATCCGTGCGTTCGATAAACTGACCATCCCCGAGATGATCGAGGAGGAACTGGGGAAGGAAGGCAAGGTCATCAGCCTGCTCGTCATCGCCTTCGCTTACGTGGGAATCGTCTCCTACCAGTTCATCGGACTCGGGTTCGTGCTGAACGTCACTACCGGTATCTCGGTCACCCAGGGGACGCTGATCGGAACCGGTATCATCATCGCGCTCGCGGCGATGGGCGGACTCATGTCCGTCGCGTACACGGACGCGATCAGCGCGTTCCTGATGCTCATCGGTCTCATCGTCGCCGTCCCGTTCGTGATTCTCAACGCCGGCGGCATGGAAGGAATCGCCGCCAACGTCCCCGAAACCCACTTCGACGCGCTCGGGGACCTCACCTTCCTGCAGTTCTTCGCGCTGTGGGCACCGCCGCTGCTCCTGATCCTCGCGGACCAGAACATGTACCAGCGAATCATCGCCGGTGAAACCGACGAGGGAACCAATACGGGACTGATCGCCTGGTTCGTCGGCGTCGCGGCGGCGATGACGCTCGTCCCCGTGATCGCCTTCGCCTCCCGTGCGATGTTCCCCGAACTCGACCCCGGGATGGCGCTGATCGCGACGACGACGGAGATTCCGGTCTGGATCGGCGGTATCTTGCTCGCCGCCGCCGCAGCGTTCATCATCACGACCGGTAGCTCCTACCTGCTGTCGGCCTGTACCAACATCTCCCAGGACCTCTACAAGGGGCTGATCAACCCCGACGCCTCCGACCGACAGGTCTTCTGGCTGACTCGAATTTGCGTGATCGTCCTCGGGGTCTTCGCGTTCGTCCTCGGACAGTACTTCCCGACGATCCTCGAGGTCCAGATGTACTCCTACACCGCCTACGGTGCGGCGATCACGCCGCCACTGCTGGCGATCTTCCTGATGCGTGACCGCCTGACGAAGGTCGGCGGCCTCACCGGGATGATCGCCGGTGCCGTGCTCGCGATCACGTGGGACACGGTACTCGCCAGCCCGTACGGGCTCGACGCGGTGATCGTCGCAGCGCCGGTTGCCGCGGTGCTCATCGTCGTCGTTAGCTACCTCACGAGCGATTCGGCGACGCCGACGCCGACCAGCGCCTGA
- a CDS encoding M24 family metallopeptidase, with amino-acid sequence MTDLTISRAEHRERKRELLEYAAEDGYDGVVLFGSLNIHYVSGMYHLPTERPVALGITDERVEAVVPRLEQEHASRDDFLIDEVTTYFEYPQDDPMEQVAEMCERLGLANGSIAVDSDGSPARNGYTGPSLSDLLSGDVGVEDYITDMRETKSDAEIELIREASVWANLGHRLLQERIEVGRRPIEVRAEVEAEAVKSMLDTLGDRYEMRSWANPMQCLFTTGDVTGLPHSMDQTTRIERGDNIVTIVKPNVGGYTTELERTMFVGEVSDEKRDYFEIMKESQDIAIEAIEPGVEYATVEEVVVDYYEEQGVAEYTQHHVGHNIGLEGHERPFLDVDQDGEIRPGELFTVEPGFYVPGLGGFRHSDTVLVTEEGTETLTYYPRDLESLIV; translated from the coding sequence ATGACAGACCTCACGATTTCTCGAGCGGAACACCGCGAACGGAAACGAGAGTTACTCGAATACGCCGCCGAGGACGGGTACGATGGCGTCGTCCTGTTCGGATCGTTGAACATCCACTACGTCAGCGGGATGTATCACCTCCCGACGGAGCGGCCGGTCGCGCTGGGAATCACCGACGAGCGGGTCGAGGCAGTCGTCCCGCGACTCGAGCAGGAACACGCCTCGCGAGACGACTTCCTGATCGACGAGGTGACGACCTACTTCGAATACCCACAGGACGATCCGATGGAACAGGTTGCGGAGATGTGCGAGCGCCTCGGACTGGCGAACGGCTCGATCGCGGTCGACTCCGATGGGAGTCCCGCCCGCAACGGCTACACAGGCCCTTCGCTCTCTGACCTACTCTCCGGCGACGTCGGCGTCGAAGACTACATCACCGACATGCGTGAGACGAAAAGCGACGCCGAGATCGAACTCATCCGGGAGGCAAGCGTCTGGGCGAACCTCGGTCACCGGCTCCTGCAGGAACGGATCGAGGTCGGCCGCCGCCCGATCGAGGTTCGTGCGGAGGTCGAGGCCGAAGCAGTCAAGTCGATGCTCGACACGCTCGGCGACCGCTACGAGATGCGCTCGTGGGCCAATCCGATGCAGTGTCTGTTCACGACCGGTGACGTGACCGGACTCCCCCACAGCATGGACCAGACGACGCGGATCGAACGCGGCGACAACATCGTCACCATCGTCAAGCCGAACGTCGGCGGCTACACGACCGAACTCGAGCGGACGATGTTCGTCGGCGAGGTCTCCGACGAGAAGCGGGATTACTTCGAGATCATGAAAGAATCCCAGGACATCGCGATCGAAGCGATCGAACCCGGGGTCGAGTACGCCACTGTCGAGGAGGTCGTCGTCGACTACTACGAGGAACAGGGCGTCGCGGAGTACACCCAACACCACGTCGGCCACAATATCGGTCTGGAGGGCCACGAGCGGCCGTTCCTCGACGTCGACCAGGACGGCGAAATCCGACCGGGCGAACTGTTCACCGTCGAACCCGGCTTCTACGTTCCCGGCCTGGGCGGATTCAGACACTCCGACACGGTGCTCGTGACCGAGGAAGGGACGGAGACGCTGACGTACTATCCACGAGACCTCGAGAGTCTGATCGTTTGA
- a CDS encoding helix-turn-helix domain-containing protein has protein sequence MSLKGEVSSVRLTLDLWHPNCWAIESTDRTGGGVLAHAVYNSPMTDESPETVRGLFTAFGDTSDEVEQLLDAIRESEHSGEVFELQERFGRARNAPGNVVREFFLEYDPNEMVCPTLLKNGFVHSAPVRIEDGSEEWNLCFAGDRSEIEESLDEVREQSGAEVTVTSITTSDTPERSTRDERLDTLTTAQREVFEHAREAGYYEWPREITTRELAADMDLAKSTLLEHLRRAESKLLDP, from the coding sequence ATGAGTCTGAAGGGAGAGGTATCGAGCGTTCGGCTGACCCTCGATCTGTGGCACCCGAACTGCTGGGCGATCGAGTCGACCGATCGAACGGGCGGCGGCGTGCTTGCTCACGCGGTGTACAACTCGCCGATGACCGACGAAAGCCCGGAGACGGTCCGGGGGCTGTTTACGGCGTTCGGCGACACGTCGGACGAAGTCGAACAACTCCTCGACGCGATCCGGGAGTCCGAGCACTCGGGCGAAGTGTTCGAACTGCAGGAACGGTTCGGCCGCGCTCGCAACGCACCGGGCAACGTCGTCCGCGAGTTCTTCCTCGAGTACGATCCGAACGAGATGGTCTGTCCGACCTTGCTGAAAAACGGGTTCGTCCACAGCGCACCGGTCCGGATCGAGGACGGCAGCGAGGAGTGGAACCTCTGTTTCGCCGGCGATCGCTCCGAGATCGAGGAGTCGTTAGACGAGGTTCGCGAACAGAGCGGTGCCGAAGTGACGGTGACGTCGATCACGACGTCGGATACGCCCGAGCGTTCGACCCGCGACGAACGGCTCGATACGCTGACGACGGCCCAGCGAGAGGTGTTCGAACACGCCCGCGAAGCCGGCTACTACGAGTGGCCAAGAGAGATCACGACTCGCGAACTGGCCGCCGACATGGACCTCGCGAAGTCGACGCTGCTCGAGCACTTGCGACGAGCGGAGTCGAAACTGCTCGACCCCTGA
- a CDS encoding proline dehydrogenase family protein, which translates to MIPPIASKFVAGETSAEALEHARTLNDRDVTAILNLLGEHYDDPAGAAADTDAYLALIDDIGGSDVDACISVKPSQIGLDVGEDVFEDNLTEIADRGAEQDVFVWVDMEDYTTTDATLDAYEDLVRRHEGGMGVCLQANLKRTREDLERLADAPGKVRIVKGAYDEPESVAYTDKERVDEVYRELIEYMFESFDDGVAVGSHDPEFVSLARELHEEHGTPYEIQMLMGVRTDAQYELAADGVDVYQYIPYGGKWFSYFYRRVRERKENALFALRAILN; encoded by the coding sequence ATGATCCCCCCTATCGCGAGCAAATTCGTCGCGGGTGAGACGTCCGCCGAAGCCCTCGAACACGCTCGGACGCTCAACGATCGCGACGTCACAGCTATTCTGAACCTGCTGGGTGAGCACTACGACGATCCCGCCGGCGCAGCGGCGGATACCGACGCCTACCTCGCGTTGATCGACGACATCGGCGGCTCCGACGTCGACGCCTGTATCTCCGTGAAGCCGTCACAGATCGGTCTCGACGTCGGCGAGGACGTCTTCGAGGACAACCTCACCGAAATCGCCGACCGCGGGGCAGAGCAGGACGTGTTCGTCTGGGTCGACATGGAAGATTACACGACGACCGACGCTACCCTCGACGCCTACGAGGACCTCGTCCGACGCCACGAAGGCGGGATGGGCGTCTGTCTCCAGGCGAACCTGAAACGCACACGCGAGGACCTCGAGCGGCTTGCGGACGCTCCAGGGAAAGTCCGGATCGTTAAGGGAGCGTACGACGAACCCGAATCGGTCGCCTACACCGACAAGGAACGCGTCGACGAGGTCTACCGGGAACTCATCGAGTACATGTTCGAGTCGTTCGACGACGGCGTCGCGGTCGGCAGCCACGATCCGGAGTTCGTCTCGCTCGCTCGCGAGTTACACGAAGAACACGGCACGCCCTACGAAATCCAGATGCTGATGGGGGTCCGGACCGATGCCCAGTACGAACTGGCCGCCGACGGCGTGGACGTCTACCAGTACATTCCCTACGGCGGCAAGTGGTTCTCCTACTTCTATCGGCGGGTCCGAGAACGAAAGGAGAACGCGCTGTTCGCGCTACGGGCGATCCTGAACTGA
- a CDS encoding aldehyde dehydrogenase family protein: MSQQTGTQTNKHYIAGEWTEGSGSETFTSENPATGETLAEFHRGTEDDVDAALEAAEDAFEEWRELSYIDRAEYLWDIYHELRERHEELGEIVSKECGKEISEGKADVTEAWHMVEWAAGNARHPHGDVVPSEVGSKDAYMRRKPRGVIGCITPWNFPVAIPFWHMAIALVEGNTVVWKPAEQTPWCGQIIAEMMEDAGIPDGVFNMIQGFGDAGAAISDDSRVDTVLFTGSAEVGHEIASKVGGEPGKLAACEMGGKNGIVITEEADLDIAVHSAIMSSFKTTGQRCVSSERLIVHEDLYDEFKERFVDIAEDIAVGDPLEEDTFMGPAIEADHVEKIRKHNELARKEGANVLVDRFELADDEIPDGHDDGHWVGPFVYEIDYDTDLRCLKEECFGPHVALLEYSGDIEDAVEIHNDTPYGLAGAVISEDYRQINYFRDHADIGLAYANLPCIGAEVQLPFGGVKKSGNGYPSAREAIEAVTERTAWTMNNSKEIEMAQGLSADIVTRDD, encoded by the coding sequence ATGTCGCAACAAACCGGGACGCAAACGAACAAACACTACATCGCCGGCGAGTGGACCGAGGGCAGTGGCTCCGAGACGTTCACCAGTGAGAACCCCGCGACGGGCGAGACGCTCGCGGAGTTCCACCGGGGAACAGAGGACGACGTAGACGCCGCGCTCGAGGCCGCGGAAGACGCCTTCGAGGAGTGGCGCGAACTGTCCTACATCGACCGTGCGGAGTACCTGTGGGACATCTACCACGAACTCCGGGAGCGACACGAGGAACTCGGCGAGATCGTCTCCAAGGAGTGTGGCAAGGAGATCAGCGAAGGGAAAGCCGACGTCACCGAGGCCTGGCACATGGTCGAGTGGGCCGCAGGCAACGCCCGCCATCCCCACGGCGACGTGGTCCCGAGCGAGGTCGGCAGCAAGGACGCCTACATGCGCCGCAAGCCACGGGGCGTCATCGGTTGTATCACGCCGTGGAACTTCCCGGTCGCCATCCCGTTCTGGCACATGGCCATCGCGCTGGTCGAGGGGAACACGGTCGTCTGGAAGCCCGCCGAGCAGACGCCGTGGTGTGGCCAGATCATCGCCGAGATGATGGAAGACGCCGGGATTCCGGACGGCGTCTTCAACATGATTCAGGGCTTCGGCGACGCCGGTGCCGCGATCAGCGACGACAGCCGCGTCGACACCGTCCTCTTTACGGGCTCCGCCGAGGTCGGCCACGAGATCGCAAGCAAGGTCGGTGGCGAACCCGGCAAGCTCGCGGCCTGCGAGATGGGTGGCAAGAACGGCATCGTCATCACCGAAGAAGCCGACCTCGACATCGCCGTCCACTCGGCGATCATGTCGAGTTTCAAGACGACCGGCCAGCGCTGTGTCTCGAGCGAGCGCCTGATCGTCCACGAGGACCTCTACGACGAGTTCAAGGAACGGTTCGTCGACATCGCGGAAGACATCGCCGTCGGTGACCCGCTCGAGGAGGACACGTTCATGGGGCCGGCCATCGAGGCCGACCACGTCGAGAAGATCCGCAAACACAACGAACTCGCCCGGAAGGAGGGTGCGAACGTGCTGGTCGACCGCTTCGAACTCGCAGACGACGAGATTCCCGACGGCCACGACGACGGCCACTGGGTCGGCCCGTTCGTCTACGAGATCGACTACGACACCGACCTGCGCTGTCTCAAAGAGGAGTGTTTCGGTCCGCACGTCGCCCTGCTCGAGTACTCGGGTGACATCGAGGACGCCGTCGAAATCCACAACGACACGCCCTACGGACTCGCTGGCGCGGTCATCTCCGAGGACTACCGCCAGATCAACTACTTCCGCGACCACGCCGACATCGGCCTCGCGTACGCGAACCTGCCGTGTATCGGTGCCGAGGTCCAGCTCCCGTTCGGCGGCGTCAAGAAGTCCGGCAACG